A genomic region of Rhodohalobacter sp. 614A contains the following coding sequences:
- a CDS encoding tetrathionate reductase family octaheme c-type cytochrome yields MSISDHKQKLYLLLILVVTALVIAIIQMNYRQPEPNLALEELRIRYAKVPKPPVDHSKFPELDRMFTTPQEVTEACISCHNERHNEVMESNHWNWERISYIEGRGIHALGKRNALNNYCISVAGNEVACAKCHTGFGLNSVEDFNFMDPTNVDCLSCHDNSEEYIKGSGSAGFPAEGVDLTAVAKSVGRPIISNCGTCHFYGGGGNNVKHGDLEEALYSADRELDVHMAVTGLNMSCVDCHTAENHQIKGKMYSVSSENVNRLFCEDCHTNTPHLSEMLNIHGARVSCQTCHIPTYAKENPTKLTWKWSDAGMLENGDPYEVDDSTGQHTYLSIKGSFEWGSDLVPEYVWFNGKAQHYLLGDKVDTTAGPVQVNKLLGSHEDPNSKIVPVKVHRGDQIFDTEYLTLIQPKLYGEAVGDSAYWQDFDWSTAAEAGMREVGLPYSGKHTFIETEMYWPINHMVAPATGALQCQDCHTRNDGRLQNLTGFYIPGRDRNHFLDSFGNWLILLTVFGVMIHGSLRIVTHIRSEKDLEMTHYKDFDDEEDQKI; encoded by the coding sequence ATGAGTATATCTGACCACAAACAAAAGTTATACCTCCTGTTGATCCTGGTTGTGACGGCCCTTGTCATCGCCATTATTCAAATGAATTACCGCCAACCTGAGCCTAACCTTGCGCTTGAAGAACTTAGAATACGGTACGCCAAGGTTCCAAAACCTCCGGTGGATCACTCAAAATTTCCTGAATTGGACCGGATGTTTACCACTCCCCAGGAAGTCACCGAAGCTTGCATTAGTTGCCATAATGAACGGCATAACGAAGTCATGGAATCGAACCACTGGAATTGGGAACGCATCTCCTACATTGAGGGGCGCGGAATCCATGCGCTGGGCAAAAGAAATGCTTTGAATAATTACTGCATCAGCGTGGCTGGGAATGAAGTAGCCTGCGCAAAATGTCACACCGGTTTTGGATTGAACAGTGTTGAAGATTTCAATTTCATGGATCCTACGAATGTGGATTGCCTTTCCTGCCACGATAACAGCGAAGAGTATATAAAAGGCTCCGGATCGGCTGGTTTCCCGGCGGAAGGTGTTGATCTGACAGCCGTAGCAAAAAGTGTTGGGAGGCCCATCATAAGTAACTGCGGCACTTGTCACTTCTATGGCGGCGGCGGAAATAATGTAAAACACGGGGACCTGGAAGAAGCGCTTTATTCGGCTGACCGTGAACTGGATGTTCATATGGCTGTAACCGGTTTGAATATGAGCTGCGTGGACTGCCATACCGCGGAAAATCACCAGATTAAAGGGAAAATGTATTCGGTTTCTTCCGAAAATGTGAACCGGCTGTTTTGCGAAGATTGCCATACAAATACACCTCACCTCTCAGAAATGCTGAATATTCACGGAGCGAGGGTTTCCTGCCAAACCTGTCATATTCCAACATATGCCAAAGAAAATCCCACGAAACTGACATGGAAATGGTCGGATGCAGGCATGTTGGAAAATGGCGATCCTTACGAAGTAGATGATTCCACAGGTCAGCACACCTACCTCTCCATTAAAGGTTCGTTTGAATGGGGATCTGATCTTGTGCCCGAATACGTTTGGTTCAATGGAAAAGCACAGCATTATCTTTTGGGAGATAAAGTGGATACTACCGCCGGACCGGTTCAAGTGAATAAATTATTAGGAAGCCATGAGGATCCGAACTCAAAAATTGTACCCGTAAAAGTTCACCGTGGCGACCAGATTTTTGATACTGAGTACCTGACACTTATCCAGCCGAAATTGTATGGAGAAGCCGTAGGAGACAGTGCCTATTGGCAGGATTTTGACTGGTCCACTGCCGCCGAAGCCGGAATGAGGGAAGTGGGCCTTCCCTATAGTGGTAAACATACATTTATTGAAACCGAAATGTATTGGCCCATCAATCATATGGTGGCTCCTGCTACGGGTGCCCTGCAATGCCAGGATTGTCATACCCGAAACGACGGACGTCTTCAAAACCTCACAGGATTTTACATTCCCGGGCGAGATCGTAATCACTTCCTTGATTCATTCGGCAACTGGCTGATTCTGCTTACTGTTTTTGGTGTGATGATTCACGGCTCACTCAGAATTGTAACGCATATCCGCAGCGAAAAAGACCTTGAGATGACTCACTATAAAGATTTTGACGATGAAGAAGATCAAAAAATATAA
- a CDS encoding potassium channel family protein: MVEGTSLLFIAFLAGVIFAGVYLYFFYGLNDWWKKVFKSLLFVAALIFLYGFIYQWGMATFEGFEKSYIHSIQVVIESITTSGYGGDAPWKSDFMNIFVVWMNLTGVILVFLAFPLFVFPMIREAIQPHPPESVNLEDHVIICSISKRVSILQDELHSKSIPYVIIDLDEDAVLDLNQNGTLALWGNPSDRDVLESANIEKARALVADMDDENNALITLTARSLRDDLKILSVATEENVIAYHQYAGATNVILPRRILGQSLAERVIVSLSKDLQGVTQLSDELELTEILIEPKSDIVGKSIQESKIRQRFGVNIIGAWFWGNFVANPKPNQVINEHTILLLAGPHDKLTEFRTKTTSKVHEVEGPIIVAGLGVVGRTIAALFQENDIQFTVVDIDEKEGVDVIGDITEEEILKEAGIENASTIILAVNDDRTAIFTTLVLKKVNPEIEIIARVSDVENIGKLYQAGADYVLSLPTVSGRMLFSILVEDDEVLSANTMYEVVRIKAPELDGKSLEGANIRAETGCTIVAVERNGHLVAELGPSFELHEDDQLIVVGSDETINAFRKKYS; the protein is encoded by the coding sequence ATGGTAGAAGGAACATCACTGTTGTTCATAGCTTTTTTGGCCGGGGTCATCTTTGCGGGTGTATATCTATATTTTTTCTATGGGTTGAATGATTGGTGGAAGAAAGTATTTAAGTCCCTGCTGTTTGTTGCCGCTTTGATCTTTTTATATGGATTTATCTATCAGTGGGGAATGGCAACTTTTGAGGGTTTTGAAAAAAGTTATATCCATTCCATTCAGGTAGTTATTGAGTCGATTACTACATCCGGTTATGGAGGCGATGCTCCCTGGAAGAGCGATTTTATGAATATTTTTGTGGTGTGGATGAATCTGACGGGAGTCATTCTGGTTTTCCTGGCATTTCCGCTTTTTGTTTTTCCGATGATTCGTGAAGCCATTCAACCCCATCCTCCCGAATCGGTTAACCTGGAAGATCATGTTATTATTTGCTCAATCTCAAAAAGAGTATCCATCCTGCAAGATGAGCTTCATTCAAAATCCATCCCGTATGTGATTATTGATCTGGATGAAGATGCCGTTCTGGATTTAAATCAAAATGGAACGTTGGCTCTGTGGGGAAATCCTTCTGACAGGGATGTATTGGAATCCGCCAATATTGAAAAAGCCCGGGCGCTGGTGGCGGATATGGACGACGAAAATAATGCTCTGATTACACTTACAGCACGTTCGCTCCGGGATGATCTGAAAATTCTGAGTGTAGCCACAGAAGAAAATGTGATTGCCTATCATCAATATGCCGGAGCAACGAATGTGATTTTGCCAAGACGCATTTTAGGGCAGAGCTTGGCAGAGAGAGTGATTGTTTCTCTTTCAAAAGATTTACAGGGAGTTACTCAATTAAGCGATGAACTGGAACTGACCGAAATTCTGATAGAACCCAAGAGTGATATTGTCGGCAAAAGTATCCAGGAATCGAAAATCAGGCAGCGGTTTGGAGTTAACATTATTGGCGCCTGGTTTTGGGGCAATTTTGTTGCCAATCCAAAGCCCAACCAGGTGATCAACGAACATACCATTCTTCTTCTGGCGGGGCCTCATGATAAACTGACGGAATTCAGAACCAAAACAACGTCGAAAGTGCATGAAGTTGAAGGCCCCATTATTGTTGCCGGTTTGGGAGTTGTAGGACGAACCATCGCGGCGCTTTTTCAAGAAAACGACATTCAGTTTACAGTTGTGGATATTGATGAAAAAGAAGGGGTGGACGTTATTGGCGATATTACCGAGGAGGAGATTTTAAAAGAAGCCGGAATTGAAAATGCATCGACCATTATTCTTGCCGTTAATGATGACCGAACGGCGATCTTTACAACACTTGTTCTCAAAAAAGTAAATCCCGAAATCGAAATCATCGCAAGAGTAAGTGATGTGGAAAATATCGGCAAATTGTACCAGGCCGGCGCCGATTACGTACTTTCCCTGCCAACCGTTTCTGGACGGATGCTATTCTCCATTTTGGTTGAAGATGATGAAGTTCTGTCCGCAAATACCATGTATGAGGTTGTGAGAATCAAGGCTCCGGAACTGGATGGGAAAAGCCTTGAAGGAGCAAATATTCGCGCTGAAACCGGATGCACCATTGTAGCAGTAGAGCGCAACGGGCATTTGGTGGCTGAACTTGGCCCATCTTTCGAACTCCACGAGGACGATCAACTTATTGTTGTTGGAAGTGACGAGACCATTAATGCGTTCAGGAAAAAGTACAGTTAG